DNA sequence from the Peptoniphilus sp. GNH genome:
AAACGCAAGATCCGAGCTAGTCGAATCATCTGGGAAGATGAACCAAAGAAAGTAACAGTCTCGTAGACAAAAGCAAAGAGAAGCAGTACAAAAGAGTAGCACGGAGCACGAGAAACTTTGTGTGAACACAGGGGGACCACCCCCTAAGGCTAAACACTCCTTGGTGACCGATAGCGAACAAGTACCGTGAGGGAAAGGTGAAAAGAACCCCGGGAGGGGAGTGAAAAAGAATCTGAAACCTGATGTTAACAAGCAGCGAAAGTGGTCCTGCACCACAATCGTGTACTTTTTGTAGAACGGGCCAGCGAGTTATGGTAACAAGCAAGATTAAACCTTACAGAGGTGAAGTCGAAGGGAAACCGAGTCTTAAAAGGGCGAAAGTTTGTTGCCATAGACCCGAAACCGTGTGATCTATCCATGGGCAGAGTGAAGTTAAAGTAAAATTTAATGGAGGCTCGAACCGGGTAGCGTTTAAAAGCTATCGGATGACCTGTGGATAGGGGTGAAAAGCCAATCGAACACGGAGATAGCTGGTTCTCCTCGAAATAGCTTTAGGGCTAGCCTTAACGAAAAAATAATTTGGGGGTAGAGCACTGAATAGCCAAGGGGTGCATAGCATTACCAAGGCCTATCAAACTCCGAATACCAAATTAGAACGTTAGGAGTCAGACAATGTGGGATGAGCTTCATTGTCAAAAGGGAAACAACCCAGACCACCGGCTAAGGTCCCAAAATAATGGTTAAGTGGAAAAGGGGGTGAAATTACCGAGACAACTAGGATGTTGGCTTAGAAGCAGCCATACATTTAAAGAGTGCGTAATAGCTCACTAGTCAAGTGATTTTGCACCGAAGATAACCGGGGCTAAACCAAATACCGAAGCCGTGGATCGCAAGATGGTAGAGGAGCAATGTATAAAAGGCGAAGCAGAAGGCGCAAGCCCCTGTGGATAATATACAAGAGAGAATGCTGGCATAAGTAGCGCAAGGGAGGTGAGAATCCTCCCCATCGAAAACCCAAGGAATCCTGAGGAAGGCTCGTCCACTCAGGGTAAGTCGGGACCTAAGGCAAGGCCGAAAGGCGTAGTCGATGGACAACAGGTGGAAATTCCTGTACCGATTTGAATCGTAAAAAAGTAAGTGGGGACGCAGAAGGAAAAAAGCAGCGGTCAGTTGGTGAACCGTGCAAGCACAAAGTCCGAGGAATAGGCAAATCCGTTTCTCAGAAAAGATGAAGTGCGAAGCAGATCGAAAACAAGTAGAGAATTGCCCGTATCCAAGCTGCCAAGAAAAGCCACTATCAAGAAACAAATCGCCCGTACCGTAAACCGACACAGGTAGGTGAGGAGAGAATCCTAAGATGAGCGGAAGAACCTTTGTTAAGGAACTCGGCAAAATGACCCCGTAACTTCGGGAGAAGGGGAGCCTAACCAGAAATGGAAGGCCGCAGTAAAAAGGCCCAAGCGACTGTTTACCAAAAACATAAGTTTCTGCGAAGTCGAAAGACGAAGTATAGGAGCTGACACCTGCCCGGTGCTGGAAGGTTAAGGGAAAAAGTTAGCGCAAGCGAAGCTTAGAACTGAAGCCCCAGTAAACGGCGGCCGTAACTATAACGGTCCTAAGGTAGCGAAATTCCTTGTCGGGTAAGTTCCGACCCGCACGAAAGGTGTAACGATTTGGGCACTGTCTCAACAAAGGATCCGGTGAAATTGTAGTAGCGGTAAAGATGCCGCTTACCCACGACAGGACGGAAAGACCCCGTGGAGCTTTACTGCAAGCTGACATTGGATTTTGAGTTTAAATGTACAGAATAGGTGGGAGACAAAGAAGCATGTACGCCAGTATATGTGGAGTCACCTTTGGGATACCACTCTTTTAAACTTAAAGTTCTAACTTCCTACCTTGAATCAGGTAGAAGGACACTGTCAGTTGGGCAGTTTGACTGGGGCGGTCGCCTCCAAAAGAGTAACGGAGGCGTTCAAAGGTTCCCTCAGCACGGACGGAAATCGTGCAAAGAGTACAAAGGCAAAAGGGAGCTTAACTGCAAGACCAACAAGTCGAGCAGAGACGAAAGTCGGACTTAGTGATCCGGTGGTACCGCGTGGAAGGGCCATCGCTCAACGGATAAAAGCTACCCCGGGGATAACAGGCTTATCTCCCCCAAGAGTCCACATCGACGGGGAGGTTTGGCACCTCGATGTCGGCTCGTCTCATCCTGGGGCTGTAGTAGGTCCCAAGGGTTGGGCTGTTCGCCCATTAAAGAGGCACGCGAGCTGGGTTCAGAACGTCGTGAGACAGTTCGGTCCCTATCCGTCGTGGGCGCAGGAAATTTGAGAGGAGCTGTCCTTAGTACGAGAGGACCGGGATGGACAAACCTCTGGTGCATCAGTTGTACTGCCAAGTGCATAGCTGAGCAGCTAAGTTTGGAAGGGATAAGAGCTGAAAGCATCTAAGCACGAAGCCCCCCTCAAGATGAGATTTCCCAACAAGTAAGGCCCCTTGAAGAAAACAAGGTAGATAGGCTCAAGGTAGAAGAGTAGAGATACTTTAAGCTAGAGAGTACTAATAGGCCGAGGACTTGACCAAAGAAGTGAGTAGTTTTGTAGTAACAAGAATCCGGTGACAATAATGCAAGGGAACCACCTGTACTCATACCGAACACAGAAGTTAAGCCTTGAGATGCCGATGGTACTTGGCTGGTGACGGCCTGGGAGAGTAGGAAATCGCCGGTTTGATTCTTATAAAAGAATTTAAAGATAAAGAGCTGTATGTAAAACATCGGCTCTTTATTTTTTTATATATTTAAAATTAAGTCGGAATTTTAAATATATAAAGTATTCACAAATTATAGACTAACTAAAAATAAAGAAATTACTAGTACAAATGCAAAATTTTTTGTTTATAGAATAAATTAAAAAATGTGCATTGTAAAAATTTTAATTAAAATATTTTGAAAAATAAAAATATTAATCTTTAAAAAATATGAATTTTTATATTGTGTGATAAAATTAAAAAATGTAATAGCATAGACTAAAGAAAAAGCTTTGGAGATTTGAACTGGCCACCAAAAGTTGGACTTAAAACCAACTAAAGGAGGTCAGTTTTTTAATTCAAATTAAAGAATTATAAGGTAAGCAATATATAAGAAGGCGCTTAGATCGATTAGTTAATATGTGAAATGTCATTTTATGAGTATTTAATAAAATTATGATTAGCTACTATTAACTTAATTGTTCTAGAAGATTGAATAAAAAAATATATAAAATTATAAGAGCATAAAATCATAGATCAGCGAATAAAAAAATAAATTATTCTATCGAAATAAATAAAAAAATAAATTATTTCATTGAAATGATAAAAACAATCAATTATACTTGTTCTGTAACGTTACTTTTTTTGACAAATTATTAAATATATTTTAATATGTCTAATTTGTCGACAATAAATTCTAATGTAGGGAGGATAAAAGATAAATGAGAAGGAAATACATTTTATTTTTTATGTCATTTATAATGATTCTGTGCTCAAACTCTAATGCAATGAGCATGGATAAAATTGAAAGATTAAAGACTGACAAAATAATAGAGGGAAGAGAAAATGGAGACTTAGATCTGGATGGATATATCACAAGAGCAGAGACTTTGAAAATAATAGCTTATAGTCTAGGGTATGAAAATGATATTAAAAGTTATACCGATTTGGAATCTTTTAAAGACGTACCCGAAAATCATTGGGCTAGAAATATAATTGCTTTTTCAAAGAAAGTTAGATTGAAAAATGGAAATTTTTTGATAAATGGGTATCCGGATGGGACTTTTAAACCAGATGAAAAAATTAGAAATGCTGAAGTTTTGAATCTTTTATTGAAGGCTTATCACAAAGATTTTAATCAAAAGTTTTTAAGTGAAGGGAATTGGTCTAAAAGTATTGTTAAGTTTGCCAAGGAAGCTGGATTTTTAGAGGAAACAGAAATTGAAAAAGGAAATGAATTAGCTTTAAGAAGAAATGCTTTTATATGTCTTGAAAATGCAAGAGAGTATAAGAATGAGAAGAATGAGAAGAATGCTACAAAAAATGAAAACAAAGATCATTCTTATTCAAGTGTTTCCTCATCATCCGACTATAGTCGCTCATGGAATTTTTATAAATTACATAATGAAAAAGTGGAAACACCTAATATTGGCAAAGAAACTAGACATGAATTGACGGTAGTACTTGATGCAAATGGTGGAAAGTTTGAAAATGGTGAGCTTAATAAAACTGTTAAACTTGAAATGGGACAAGATTTAAATCAAACTGAGAAGCCTATCAAAGAAGGGTTTAAATTCATGGGTTGGTCCTTGGTTGCAGATGGTGCAGTTGATGGTAATATTCTAAAAAATATTCAGGAAAACAAGACCGTATTTGCGGTATGGGATAAGATAAAAGAAGATATACAGGAAAAAAGTTATGAGATATCTTTTGACGCTAATGGAGGACAATTTGAAAAGACAAGTAAGACAAAAATAAATGTTAAAGAAGGAAAATCTTGCAACCCTCCTGTTCCAACTAGAACGGGCTACGTTTTTAAAGGTTGGTCTGAAAGACCGAATGGAGATATAGATAATTCTTTACTTGATAATATAAAGGCTAGCAAAAGAATTTATGCAATATGGGATATGGAGTGTATAATTCTAAATCAAGATGGCTACGATGGCGATATTCCTTTTGTTTATGCTGATAGAAATGAAGACATTCAAATTTTATTTAAAGATAAAGCTGAAGACATAATTGCAAAGCTTGGCTCAATAGAACTTGAACATGATAGTGGAACTTTTAAAAATCCTGTTAATGAGAGAATTAAAGGGATAGCTGTAAGTGAACTAAAATTAAATAAAAATATAGGAAAGTTTATTGAAATTTGTCTTGATGATAATGAAGACAATAAGACATATTTAAAAATAGCCATAAAAGAAAAATCTGCTGATGACAAATTAAAGAATGAATATTGTGTGAAATTCGATGCAAGTAAAGGAAAGTTTGATGATAATTCGAAAGAAAAAGATATTAAAACTGTCCAAGGTAGAAGTCTTTTCTTTACATATCCTGAGCCAAAGCGAGAAGGATATGTATTTTTAGGATGGTCGTCAAAAGCAGACGGAAATGTTGAGCTTGATTTAATAAACAACATACAATCCGACAAGACTGTTTATGCTGTTTGGATGGAGCTAAAAAAACCAGATATGGTTAAGGTTATATATAATGCAAATGGCGGAAAGTTTAAAGAAAGTGAAATTTACGAAGAGGATGTTGTCAAAGGACAAAATGCGCATAATTCAAATAAGCCTACAAGGGCTGGATTTAAATTAATTGGGTGGTCTTTGAAAAAAGACGGACAAGTAGACAATGACATCTTAAAAAACATACAAACAAGCAAGACCGTATACGCAGTATGGGAAGAAATAAAAGAAGCCCCAGTTCAACTCATGATAACCCTAAACCCAAATGGCGGAAGATTTAGTGACACAATAGGCAACAAGATAATAAGAGTAAACAAAGGCTCAAACATGGATAACATAGAAGCACCGAAAAAAGAAGGATACAAATTCAAGGGTTGGAGTTCTTCAATGGTAGGAAACAAAGTAGACAAGGACATCTTAAAAAACATACAAACAAGCAAGACCGTATACGCAGTATGGGAAGAAATAAAAGAAGCCCCAGTTCAACTCATGATAACCCTAAACCCAAATGGCGGAAGATTTAGTGACACAATAGGCAACAAGATAATAAGAGTAAACAAAGGCTCAAACATGGATAACATAGAAGCACCGAAAAAAGAAGGATACAAATTCAAGGGTTGGAGTTCTTCAATGGTAGGAAACAAAGTAGACAAGGACATCTTAAAAAACATACAAACAAGCAAGACCGTATACGCAGTATGGGAAGAAATAAAAGAAGCCCCAGTTCAACTCATGATAACCCTAAACCCAAATGGCGGAAGATTTAGTGACACAATAGGCAACAAGATAATAAGAGTAAACAAAGGCTCAAACATGGATAACATAGAAGCACCGAAAAAAGAAGGATACAAATTCAAGGGTTGGAGTTCTTCAATGGTAGGAAACAAAGTAGACAATGACATCTTAAAAAACATACAAACAAGCAAGACCGTATACGCAGTATGGGAAGAAATAAAAGAAGCCCCAGTTCAACTCATGATAACCCTAAACCCAAATGGTGGAAGATTTAATGGCACAATAGGCAACAAGATAATAAGAGTAAACAAAGGCTCAAACATGGATAACATAGAAGCACCGAAAAAAGAAGGATACAAATTCATGGGTTGGAGTTCTTCAATGGTAGGAAGCAAAGTAGACAAGGACATCTTAAAAAACATACAAACAAGCAAGACCGTATACGCAGTATGGGAAGAAATAAAGAATCCCCAAAAAGAAGTCTTCAAAAATGTAATATTTAATGCAAACGGAGGCTATTATGAAAGCGAAAATGAAGATGACGATGTAATAAGGATGAAGTTAATAAAAGTTAAATATGGAGAAGATGCTGTGAATCCTCCAATTCCTAAAAGAGACGGCCATAAGTTTTTGGGGTGGTCTGATAGCAATGTTGGAAGTGTAAATGAAAATGTTTTAAAAAACATTAGGGAAAATAAGACCGTCTATGCGATATGGAAGAAACTTAACTAGGAGTTCAAATGAAAAAAATCAAAAGAATATTTGTATGTGTAATGTCTCTCATACTCTTTATTTCAAATTTTTCATATGCTGGAGAATTGAAAAAAGAGCCGATTATAAATAAGCTTCCGGATTACGTTAGAAAAGCCAAAACTGGTGAATATCTTGATGTAATTATAAATTTAAAAGATCAGACGGACACGAGTGCAATAAAAACAAAAGAAGAAAACAAACTCGTCTGTGATGATGAAACAAAAACTAAAATTATCAGAAAAGAGATAGTAAAAAATCTTGAGCAAAACGCAAAATCTAGCCAAGAAGATGTTCTAGAAACGATAGAAGACGGTAAAAGACTAGGAGAAGTAAAAAATTTCAAATCATACTATATTATAAATTCCATTCATTTGGTTGCAAAAAAAGAATTTATAGAAAAAGTTGCAAAATTTGATGAAGTCTACGAAATTATTGAAAATAAAACTATAAAAGAGAAAAAGGAAGAGCCGGTAAAGAAACAAGAGCTAAGGGCATTTTCTACCAGAAGTGTTCAAAAACATATACCATGGAATTTAAAAGCTATAAATGCAATAGAAGCCCAAGATTACGTCAAAGAAAAGGAGGGAGCAGTTGTTGCTATAATTGATTCGGGTGTTGATTATAATCATCCAGCTATAAGGGATAATTATAGGGGAAACAATCCCACATTGAGGGCATACTCTTGGTATGATGCCACTAAAAATAAATTTGGAGATCAGACTTTCCCAGATGATGCAGGAAGTCATGGCACCCATGTTTGCGGAACTATCCTTGGAAAAAACACAAAAACAGATTCTTACATGGGAGTTGCTCCTGATGCAAAATGGATAGCGGTAAAAATATTTAATGAAAGAGGAGAAACCACAACCGACTATATAATAAGGGCATGCGAATGGATTATGGCACCGTATGGATCAGATGGGATTAAAAGACCGGATTTAGCACCTAAAGTAATAAATAATTCATGGGGTGGCGGAAAGGAAGACCATAATAATTTTTATAAAAGAATACTTAAAAGGTGGAGAGATGCAGGAATAATTCCAATTTATGCCGCAGGAAATGCAAGACAAGCTAAGCAAGGCGGTGACGGATCGGTAGGGATACCAGGGTCTTATCCAGAGGCATATACAGTCGGAGCCTTGGACTTAAATGATGAGCTCATAGATTTTTCCTATAGGGGACCATCAATCTATACAGATAAGTGGAAGCCTGATATCAGTGCACCTGGAGTAAATATTTTGTCATCTATACCTGGACAAAGATACAGTGTTTACTCTGGCACATCTATGGCAGCGCCTCATGTCACGGGCGTTGTGGCTCTTATGCTTCAAGCAAATCCAAATTTAAATGCTAATCAAATTGAGGATATTTTGGATAAAACGGCAACGCCTTTAACGGATGATAATTTTATAAGTTCACCAAATCACGGATATGGCTATGGCAAAGTCAACGCTTATAATGCTGTAAGGCTAGCTGAAAAACAAAAAAAGGATACAGCTATTGATGATAAAGAGATGGGTTTTTTAGAAGGCAATGTTTATACAAGTGCTAGTGATGATATAAAGCCTGAGATAAGTGGAATTGCCAACAATTTTATTGTAAATACTTTCGACAGTTTTTTTGAAGCCAAAGTCAAGGACAATTCAGGTGTAAAGAGAGTATCTCTAAACTTAGATGATCACATATATGATATGGCGCTTATAAAGGGAAATTATATAAATGGAATTTACAGAGCAAGGATATCTCATAATTTAATAAAATCTAAAAAGCTAAAATATTTCATAGAAGCGGAAGATGTAAATGGCAATATTACTAGAGCTGATGAAAAAAATCTTTATATAAAAAACGCCTTGAAAACAGGATATAAACAGGATTTTGAAAACGACTTTAGTGGCTTTAAGTATGGCTCATGCGATCAAATAAATGATAGTGCTATAATGACTGATCCTACAACAAGTAGATATAAGTTAAAGTTTGACAAGGATGTAAATCTATGGCAATGGGGCGAGCCAACTTATGGTCCAGAAAACAAAAGTGGAAATAAAGTTCTGGGAACTGTTTTGGATGGGACATATCAAAAAATAAAAAGAAACTCATCTATTATAATGCCACTTGTAGATTTGAGCGATGAAAGAGAAGATGTTAGATTGAAGCTTGACCATTGGTATGATCTGACGGGTGGAGATAAGTATGCAAACTTCTATATCGATACGGCGGAAATTTTAATAGCAGAAGTAGGAGATGAAAAATCTGAAGAAGATCTTACCTATATACCTATAAAACAATTTAAGAAATCATCTAAGGGTTGGCAACATGAAGATATAAGTTTAAACGATTATCTTGGCAAAAAAATTTCAATAATGTTTAAACTTGAAGAAGGAAGCCTTGCACTTAGAAAAAAATCGGCAGGGTGGTATATAGATAACATTAGTATAGCAAGGGAAGGACAAGCTTTAGAGAGTATAATTGTTGAACCTAGTGAAAATATAAATTCAGTTGAAAATTACGAAAAAGGTTCAAAAATTCCTTTGAGTGCCAAAATTAAAGTAATGGAAACTGGTGTTGAAGTAAAGTCACAAGAGGGAAGTGGCAGATATTTTATTAAGCACCCGGCTGGGCACTATAAGCTATTAGTAGAAAAAGAGGGGTTTTTGCCACAAGAAAAAGATGTAATAATTGAAGCTGGAGCAAAAAATCACCTGGAAGATATTTACTTAAAAAAAGATTTAGGCAATAAGTTAGAAATTGAAATACTAGATGATTTTGATTCACCCACATTTGCGAGAGTTCAAATTTATAAGAAAGATGATATAAAAGAGCTTTATTCGAAAGAGGGCTCAAAAATTGAATTTTCTAATTTGAATATTGGTAAATATAAGTTGCTTGTAAGTGGTGATGGCATACAAACACGAGAGTTGGAAATTGATTTGAAGTCGGATCAAAAAATTCAAGTAAGAACTAAAAAGGTCGAGTATCTTCAAAACA
Encoded proteins:
- a CDS encoding InlB B-repeat-containing protein, which translates into the protein MRRKYILFFMSFIMILCSNSNAMSMDKIERLKTDKIIEGRENGDLDLDGYITRAETLKIIAYSLGYENDIKSYTDLESFKDVPENHWARNIIAFSKKVRLKNGNFLINGYPDGTFKPDEKIRNAEVLNLLLKAYHKDFNQKFLSEGNWSKSIVKFAKEAGFLEETEIEKGNELALRRNAFICLENAREYKNEKNEKNATKNENKDHSYSSVSSSSDYSRSWNFYKLHNEKVETPNIGKETRHELTVVLDANGGKFENGELNKTVKLEMGQDLNQTEKPIKEGFKFMGWSLVADGAVDGNILKNIQENKTVFAVWDKIKEDIQEKSYEISFDANGGQFEKTSKTKINVKEGKSCNPPVPTRTGYVFKGWSERPNGDIDNSLLDNIKASKRIYAIWDMECIILNQDGYDGDIPFVYADRNEDIQILFKDKAEDIIAKLGSIELEHDSGTFKNPVNERIKGIAVSELKLNKNIGKFIEICLDDNEDNKTYLKIAIKEKSADDKLKNEYCVKFDASKGKFDDNSKEKDIKTVQGRSLFFTYPEPKREGYVFLGWSSKADGNVELDLINNIQSDKTVYAVWMELKKPDMVKVIYNANGGKFKESEIYEEDVVKGQNAHNSNKPTRAGFKLIGWSLKKDGQVDNDILKNIQTSKTVYAVWEEIKEAPVQLMITLNPNGGRFSDTIGNKIIRVNKGSNMDNIEAPKKEGYKFKGWSSSMVGNKVDKDILKNIQTSKTVYAVWEEIKEAPVQLMITLNPNGGRFSDTIGNKIIRVNKGSNMDNIEAPKKEGYKFKGWSSSMVGNKVDKDILKNIQTSKTVYAVWEEIKEAPVQLMITLNPNGGRFSDTIGNKIIRVNKGSNMDNIEAPKKEGYKFKGWSSSMVGNKVDNDILKNIQTSKTVYAVWEEIKEAPVQLMITLNPNGGRFNGTIGNKIIRVNKGSNMDNIEAPKKEGYKFMGWSSSMVGSKVDKDILKNIQTSKTVYAVWEEIKNPQKEVFKNVIFNANGGYYESENEDDDVIRMKLIKVKYGEDAVNPPIPKRDGHKFLGWSDSNVGSVNENVLKNIRENKTVYAIWKKLN
- a CDS encoding S8 family serine peptidase encodes the protein MKKIKRIFVCVMSLILFISNFSYAGELKKEPIINKLPDYVRKAKTGEYLDVIINLKDQTDTSAIKTKEENKLVCDDETKTKIIRKEIVKNLEQNAKSSQEDVLETIEDGKRLGEVKNFKSYYIINSIHLVAKKEFIEKVAKFDEVYEIIENKTIKEKKEEPVKKQELRAFSTRSVQKHIPWNLKAINAIEAQDYVKEKEGAVVAIIDSGVDYNHPAIRDNYRGNNPTLRAYSWYDATKNKFGDQTFPDDAGSHGTHVCGTILGKNTKTDSYMGVAPDAKWIAVKIFNERGETTTDYIIRACEWIMAPYGSDGIKRPDLAPKVINNSWGGGKEDHNNFYKRILKRWRDAGIIPIYAAGNARQAKQGGDGSVGIPGSYPEAYTVGALDLNDELIDFSYRGPSIYTDKWKPDISAPGVNILSSIPGQRYSVYSGTSMAAPHVTGVVALMLQANPNLNANQIEDILDKTATPLTDDNFISSPNHGYGYGKVNAYNAVRLAEKQKKDTAIDDKEMGFLEGNVYTSASDDIKPEISGIANNFIVNTFDSFFEAKVKDNSGVKRVSLNLDDHIYDMALIKGNYINGIYRARISHNLIKSKKLKYFIEAEDVNGNITRADEKNLYIKNALKTGYKQDFENDFSGFKYGSCDQINDSAIMTDPTTSRYKLKFDKDVNLWQWGEPTYGPENKSGNKVLGTVLDGTYQKIKRNSSIIMPLVDLSDEREDVRLKLDHWYDLTGGDKYANFYIDTAEILIAEVGDEKSEEDLTYIPIKQFKKSSKGWQHEDISLNDYLGKKISIMFKLEEGSLALRKKSAGWYIDNISIAREGQALESIIVEPSENINSVENYEKGSKIPLSAKIKVMETGVEVKSQEGSGRYFIKHPAGHYKLLVEKEGFLPQEKDVIIEAGAKNHLEDIYLKKDLGNKLEIEILDDFDSPTFARVQIYKKDDIKELYSKEGSKIEFSNLNIGKYKLLVSGDGIQTRELEIDLKSDQKIQVRTKKVEYLQNKSWGYEGELADNLTCEDDANRLFAFGIKNEKTLELDELEIYLTRTKEQDNIKGQKYKVYIFEGNNDDGLPGKILYSTEKECEKDGWNKIKIPKIQVRGDFYLAYKKDEGYFGLGLDSNKPFDNSYVLYKGAWNPSSTLGMYMIRAIGKEINPQKANGHKLYFKSNNINRQEKVEEIEDLAAYKLPELDFEPEIGKVFAGWTIEGKEYQPGDIIYPSRDMEILAAWKEKDAKPINPNTNHSLKPEVPEYLSKREEKTVPIYFGMISSSSSSQSENKKEIEKKEEQKDYENHWAKEAIDLCLEKGYFKDIADKSNFNPEKAATRAEFITVLARYAGINNKTNKAGFEDVSSDKYYSPFISWAKENKIILGRGNGKFAPDATISRAEMATIIHRMAKVLKLDKSTKNMNIDFKDADAIPDWAIDQVKDLVNLGIINGNNDNTFNPKGNFKRAELAQIIYNFSKNK